The window GGTTCGCTTGACGAACCGGAATGATTAATTGTAATCATTAAACAACTCCAATCTCCAAGGAGTAACGGCAAGCTGATTATTCGGCTTGCCGTTTTTTTATTTAACGCGTTAGCGTATTCCCTCTCGCCTACACGTTACCTTTCGCCTACCCGGTCCAGATTGTCTTTGAGATGGCGAGCGGCGCACATGAAGTGAACCATAGCCCACAGGCCAAAAATATTTACAATGAGAAGAGAGTAACGCAAAGAATCCTGCCCAAAGCCCGTTTCCAGCAGGTCACTCAAAATGCCGACGGTTTGCGGTCCTAACCCAAGACCGATAATGTTCAGAATAAAGAGCAACAGGGCAGCGGTCACCGCACGCATGCGGGGCTCCGCTATGGCCTGACACATGGCAAATGACGGCCCGAGGTAAAACAAACTCACCACCGCCGAAATAGCATACAGGATAAGCGCAAAAACGGTATCGTCCACCAAATAAAAAGCGACAGAAAAAGGTACTCCGATAAGAGCAGCCAAAACCGGCAACCACATGTTCCAGCGTACGTCGCGCTTAGAGAGTTTATCTGCCAGCACTCCCCCCATGTAAGTACCACAACCACCGGCAATACCAATAATAAGAGCCAGTGCCGTTCCACTCTGGCCGGTATCCAGCCCATGAGAGCGGGCCAGGAAAGACGGCAACCAGGCAATCGCCCCATAACCGATAAATGAACTCAGAGCCGTTGCCAGAGCGATATGAATAAAAGCCCGCCTGCCCCATAAATAGCGCAGCACTTCTTTTATGGGAGGCGTTTCAACGGTTTTCGTATGACCATCCGCATACCCGCGCGGCGGCTCGCGCAACCAGTAGCGTACGAAGATCGCCAACAGCAGACCGGGCAGCCCCACAGTTAAAAAGGTAATCCGCCATCCAAAGTAAACGTTGACCCATCCCCCCACCAGAAAACCTATCAGGATCCCCGCATTCACCCCGAGAGAAAAAAACGCTAACGCCGAGGCCCGTTCTTCCCGAGGGTACAAATCAGAGATGATGGAATGAGACGGAGGGCTGGTACCTGCTTCGCCTATGCCAACCCCTATCCGGGCTACCGCCAACTGCCAGAAGTTTGTGACGAAACCACACACGGCGGTCATCAAACTAAACAGACTTAAGGAAAGAGTGATGATGCGGCGGCGATTGTAGCGGTCTGCCAGCATGGCGATGGGAATACCAAGGGTGGCATAAAAAATAGCAAAGGCAATACCCGACAAAAAGCCTAACTGGGTATCAGACAATTCAAGAGCGTGTTTGACGGGTTCCAGAAGGATGGACAATATCTGCCGGTCTACAAAATTGACGGTATAGACGGCGGTCAGCAAAAGCAGCACATTGCGTCGATATTTTGGTGTAAAAACTTCGGCGGCATCCGCAGCGGTGTTGGTTGTCATACTGTCTCTTCTCTCTCCGAGGATATAACGGTAAGCCAAATATTCCGGTTTGCGTTTTTTAACTTAGCGCAAGCGTATTACCTCTGACCT of the Parvularculales bacterium genome contains:
- a CDS encoding MFS transporter, with the protein product MTTNTAADAAEVFTPKYRRNVLLLLTAVYTVNFVDRQILSILLEPVKHALELSDTQLGFLSGIAFAIFYATLGIPIAMLADRYNRRRIITLSLSLFSLMTAVCGFVTNFWQLAVARIGVGIGEAGTSPPSHSIISDLYPREERASALAFFSLGVNAGILIGFLVGGWVNVYFGWRITFLTVGLPGLLLAIFVRYWLREPPRGYADGHTKTVETPPIKEVLRYLWGRRAFIHIALATALSSFIGYGAIAWLPSFLARSHGLDTGQSGTALALIIGIAGGCGTYMGGVLADKLSKRDVRWNMWLPVLAALIGVPFSVAFYLVDDTVFALILYAISAVVSLFYLGPSFAMCQAIAEPRMRAVTAALLLFILNIIGLGLGPQTVGILSDLLETGFGQDSLRYSLLIVNIFGLWAMVHFMCAARHLKDNLDRVGER